The sequence ATCTCAGGTTGGTGACAAAGTGCTCACAGTTCCCGTGCAGAAGACTGTATTCCATCTCCTGACCAACCTTCGCCTTTGCAGAGTAAATGATCTGGTTCACAGGTCGTGGTGTATACTTGTCATCCAAGAGGTTGTTGACCCTATGGCGGCAGCCCCCCACCACAGCCTTCAGGCGCTCCCGTTTCACCACCGCCCTGTTGCTCAGAACAGAGAATACGCTGCTGGAGCCAGCCCCTGGGTACTCACCTGAAATCAGAGACACCACCATGGTCACGGGGAGCTGCAGGGGAGGCAAGACAGGGAGCGAGAAGGGGCAGGACGAGGAAGAGAACCAAGGGAATACTCTACTGAGTTCTTGATGTTTCTCTTTTCACAAATGGGATTGGAGCATTcacagattttgttctttttactgaACAAGCTGTGGATATTTTTTCAAGTCAGTGAATGGCATGATTGCATATGCAGTGGCGTTGTATTCCATCACAGGGATATGGGTCATCGATCTGATCCAGCTCTTTTcttgaacatttgggttgttcaaAGGTTTTGCCATTGTAAACAGTGATagtcaaatatttactattgatTCAATTTTGTGCATGCATACATTTCAGAAAGAGATCCAATTTATTTGATCACATACTGTTTATTTTCCATACATTACTTCATCGCCTCTTAATTTTTGAGGTATATATTATCTCCATTTGAAAATCAGAATATTGGTGTTG is a genomic window of Ailuropoda melanoleuca isolate Jingjing unplaced genomic scaffold, ASM200744v2 unplaced-scaffold4743, whole genome shotgun sequence containing:
- the LOC117799336 gene encoding phospholipase A and acyltransferase 4-like, which translates into the protein MVVSLISGEYPGAGSSSVFSVLSNRAVVKRERLKAVVGGCRHRVNNLLDDKYTPRPVNQIIYSAKAKVGQEMEYSLLHGNCEHFVTNLRYGVPESRQVRDAVVATSIAGAGFAFVAAFALMARNNKQKQ